In Nostoc piscinale CENA21, the genomic stretch GCTGCATAGTTACATAAATTATAGGGAGATGAAAGATGGCGATCGCTAGTCAAATTATTTATTGTTCAAACACTTGGGTAAATGCCACTTTGTAAAATTTTCTAGGTTAGAAATAGTCAAAAAATCAATTGTTTTAAACTGTCGATCAATTGCTGGTAAACTACATATTTTAGCCCCGATACTTAAATAAGCTTGTAAAATTTTGGGAATTTCTACTTGACATTTATCTAAACAATGTGGCGTAATTTCTAACCTGTATGGCGAATTAGGAGATACTAAAATACTCGAATGCGTGAAATTATTTTTTTCAAAAAAATGATATGCACAAGCAGCTTGACTCGCAGATTGCGTTAGTAATGAAGCACAACCAAAAAAATATTTGTTTTTACTCCAGATGAGATAATTTGCTAGTCCTTCCCACAGTAATAACAAAGCTTGACTGTGACGAAATTCTCTAGCAATACACGCACGTCCAACTTCTACCGACGCTTGCAGTATATGATCAGGAATTGTGCTGAGATTAAATACATCCGCTGCATCAAAACCTAAACCTTGAGATGCCATTTGATAAGTTTGCATCCGATAAGTGCCAATTGTTTGACCAGTTTGTCTGGAAATCAACATTAAATGATGACAGACTTCATCAAATTTATCCCTATCCATCTGGGTGAGGCTAGAACTAGAAAATCCCAAGCCTAATTCCAGATTAAATACTTCAAACCGCAAGCGAAAGATAGATTCTAATTCTTCTTCAGTTGCAGCCAGTCGCAAAATATACTTATCGGTTTGAAGGACTGGAAAATCTGTCCAAGAAGAAGAAAGATTGCGTGAATAATGAATGTTGCGGTAAGAAATTTCCATCTGTCTTCCAACTGAGATGTGCGGAGATATCCTAGTCAATTCATACGCTTTACCAAAACATTCGATGCACCATCATACCAAAGCGTTACAGGCGCGATTTTCTAGGATATATTTCCAGAAAGGTCTTATGATAAATCTTGACTTAATAGCGTGTCAGTTTATCTGAGAATTATCACCAAACCTCTTCTGAAAACAGTATTGATTTTCCCCATTTCATCAACAAATCCTCTCTATATCATGATTCGAGAAGTTAGTAGAGTCACCAGAGTGAGAAATGAGTGCTTTTATTATGCCTTTGAGTTAGAGAAAAATCTGGCAATAAGATACAAATTTTACGAATACATGGATTAATTTTGTTGTCAATAGACAATTTTCAGATATTGCTATATCAATCGGGTGCATCTACGTTCAGCACATAGCCCTCAGACTGAAGTCTGGGGCTATACAAACTAAACCCCTCCGGGTTCGCCAGTCGCCTGCGAGGGTTTCAAGATAGTCCGCAGAGGTGGTAACTGAGCAAAGTCGAAGTGTGGACTTTGTTTGTGTGCAAGATGAACGGCGATTTCCAATCATCTTGTGTTTCTTTTAAAATTTGGATGCTCTCCATCAATCACCTTGGGGATAATCATTCCATAAAGTTGTAATTTCCCGTAAACTTTGGTGATTTCCATTACCTAAAATTAAATGATCTAGCAACGGAATACCCAATAATTGCGCTCCGGCTAATAATTGGCGTGTCAATTCTATATCTTCTTGGCTAGGTTCAACATTCCCAGAAGGATGGTTGTGGGCAACTATAGCGCGTGTTGCACCTTGACGAATCACTTCCCGAAAAATTTCTCTTGGCGAAGCTAAAGTTTCGGTGGCGGTACCAATGCTAATAACTTGTGTACCTAATAAACGGTTTTTTACATCTAATAACAATACAGCAAAATGTTCTTGCGCCTGCCACATTAAATCTTGACTGAGTGCAGCCGCAGCCGCCATTGGACTATCAATTGGTACGCCGTCTTGAGGACGTGATTGAAATGCACGTTTGCCTAGTTCCACCGCCGCTAAAATAGTTGTAGCTTTTGCTGGGCCAATACCAGGAACTTGCATGAGTTCTGCTGGCGTAACTTCTCGTAAAACTGCTAATGGGTCACGTTGATGTTTGCCTAATTCTTGCAAAAGATATTGTCCTAAACCCACAGCTGAAAGTTTTCCCGGCCCTTGACCAGTACCTAAAAGAATTGCAATTAATTCCGCCGTTCCTAAAATTTTCGGGCCATAAGTCATCAAACGCTCACGCGGACGTTCATTTGTCGGGATATCAGCAATTCTCAGGCAATAGGTCATAGAAGCATTCAGAAAATAGTTACCGAGATGGAACTATTTTTAGTTATCCCTTGTTTACGCTCCAAATTATCCTAAGTTGAGAAAATCTTTAATTTTTCCAGAGAGGCTAGTACAGGTCGGCGTAAATAAATAGATCATTAGAAATTGATACAAGGCTTGTGGTGTAACTATTGTTTCTTTTTCCTGTTGACTCTTTCAGAGTGACGCTCCTGCGTCGCTAACGCTGCGCTAACGCCACTGAGGGAGTCGGGAAACCCGCCCAGCGCAGTGGCTCACTTTTTACTTTTGCCTTGTTTTACTAGCCCCTAGCCCTCCTTTACACTCCTTCTACAGCCGCAATTACACCAAAAATCAGAAATAAGCATCCACCAATAAAGGTGAGTTGGCGTTCAGAAATGCGTCCGGCAATGAGTTTACCACCAATAACTGCGATCGCCGCACAAATACTATGTCCTAAAACTGCTCCAACTGTTACCCCAATGGCGTTATTACCAGCCGCTAAAGCAATGGTAGCAATTTGTGTGCGATCGCCCCACTCTGCCATAAATGTTAATAAGAAGGCTTCGGTTAAAATTGCCCAAGGTGTTTTGCGCTTGGGTAACTGTGCATCTGCTTTTTTAACGGCTGCTTCAGCTTCTTCGACTACATCTGTATCACAACTAGCCGCAGTCATTTTACTTGCGTCGTACAACAACTTAATACC encodes the following:
- a CDS encoding GNAT family N-acetyltransferase; translated protein: MEISYRNIHYSRNLSSSWTDFPVLQTDKYILRLAATEEELESIFRLRFEVFNLELGLGFSSSSLTQMDRDKFDEVCHHLMLISRQTGQTIGTYRMQTYQMASQGLGFDAADVFNLSTIPDHILQASVEVGRACIAREFRHSQALLLLWEGLANYLIWSKNKYFFGCASLLTQSASQAACAYHFFEKNNFTHSSILVSPNSPYRLEITPHCLDKCQVEIPKILQAYLSIGAKICSLPAIDRQFKTIDFLTISNLENFTKWHLPKCLNNK
- the radC gene encoding RadC family protein, whose product is MTYCLRIADIPTNERPRERLMTYGPKILGTAELIAILLGTGQGPGKLSAVGLGQYLLQELGKHQRDPLAVLREVTPAELMQVPGIGPAKATTILAAVELGKRAFQSRPQDGVPIDSPMAAAAALSQDLMWQAQEHFAVLLLDVKNRLLGTQVISIGTATETLASPREIFREVIRQGATRAIVAHNHPSGNVEPSQEDIELTRQLLAGAQLLGIPLLDHLILGNGNHQSLREITTLWNDYPQGD